From one Nitrospirota bacterium genomic stretch:
- the secE gene encoding preprotein translocase subunit SecE: MLNKLKEFFREVKVEIRKVVFPTREELIGSTWVVIITVIMISLFLGVVDLSLTKLVGMALR; the protein is encoded by the coding sequence ATGTTAAACAAACTGAAGGAATTTTTCCGTGAGGTAAAGGTTGAGATCAGGAAAGTCGTTTTCCCCACAAGGGAAGAACTTATCGGATCTACTTGGGTTGTCATCATAACGGTCATCATGATTTCATTATTTCTGGGAGTCGTAGATCTCAGCCTGACAAAACTGGTTGGGATGGCGCTGAGATAA
- the nusG gene encoding transcription termination/antitermination protein NusG: protein MGKKWYVVHTYSGFEEKVKLSIEEKIDKQNLQDRIERILIPTERVIELKGGKKKESDKKFYPGYILVEMDLDDYTWHIIRSTPRVTGFVGGASPVALSEEEVSVIIQQLEKGPVPQVKTQFQKGESVRIIDGPFTNFVGSVEDVDLDHGRLCVMVSIFGRLTPVELNFFQVEKS from the coding sequence ATGGGGAAAAAATGGTATGTAGTACACACGTATTCCGGCTTCGAAGAGAAGGTGAAACTCTCTATAGAAGAAAAAATAGACAAGCAGAACCTGCAAGACAGGATCGAACGGATCCTCATTCCTACAGAGCGGGTCATTGAGCTGAAAGGCGGGAAAAAGAAGGAAAGCGACAAAAAATTCTATCCCGGATATATTCTTGTCGAAATGGATCTGGACGACTATACCTGGCACATCATCCGTAGCACTCCGCGTGTAACGGGTTTTGTAGGCGGTGCAAGTCCTGTTGCGCTTTCCGAAGAAGAAGTATCAGTAATTATTCAGCAATTGGAGAAGGGGCCTGTGCCGCAGGTCAAAACCCAGTTCCAGAAGGGGGAGAGTGTCAGGATCATCGACGGTCCTTTCACGAATTTTGTCGGCAGCGTCGAGGATGTGGATCTGGATCACGGCAGGCTTTGTGTGATGGTCAGCATTTTTGGCAGACTGACACCTGTTGAGCTTAATTTTTTCCAGGTTGAGAAGTCCTGA
- the rplK gene encoding 50S ribosomal protein L11: MAKKKEVIAQVKLQIPAGKANPAPPVGPALGPHGVNIMEFCKAFNAQTQALGDTIIPVVLTVYADRSFSFITKTPPASELLKKAAGIIKGSSTPNKEKVGKVTAAQITEIAQKKLPDLNAYAIEKAENIIRGTARSMGLEITE, encoded by the coding sequence ATGGCGAAGAAAAAAGAGGTAATTGCCCAGGTCAAGCTTCAGATACCGGCAGGGAAAGCAAATCCTGCACCACCTGTCGGTCCTGCGCTCGGTCCGCACGGTGTCAATATCATGGAATTCTGCAAGGCATTCAATGCCCAGACCCAGGCGCTTGGAGATACCATCATCCCTGTTGTGCTTACCGTTTATGCTGACAGGTCGTTCTCGTTCATCACGAAGACACCTCCAGCCTCGGAACTTCTGAAAAAGGCGGCCGGGATCATTAAGGGATCAAGCACTCCAAACAAGGAGAAGGTCGGCAAGGTCACCGCAGCGCAGATCACAGAGATCGCGCAGAAAAAACTTCCGGATCTGAACGCATATGCGATCGAAAAGGCAGAAAACATCATAAGAGGCACAGCAAGAAGCATGGGCCTGGAAATCACTGAATAG